Proteins from one Malaya genurostris strain Urasoe2022 chromosome 2, Malgen_1.1, whole genome shotgun sequence genomic window:
- the LOC131428908 gene encoding uncharacterized protein LOC131428908 encodes MSEEENDTPRTAAVSVKLPEFWKTDPEMWFAQAEAQFVLGNVTKDETKFYHIIAKVDHSVICHIAELVANPPLQEKYKAIKDRLIARFALSPQARFERLLGSSDLGDMRPTHLLSKMQELANGLNVSDDLLKMLFLQRMPAHIRPVLTINDGTLAKLAEMADKMAEAPQTAAVSIKSEANEEMQKIKEQLEVLSTELRRFKPGLTQDIDRRRGRSSSRSRSESEVCWYHRKYGKHAERCKQPCNYNQPKN; translated from the coding sequence ATGTCAGAAGAGGAAAACGACACTCCTCGCACTGCCGCGGTTTCAGTAAAACTTCCGGAATTCTGGAAGACGGATCCAGAAATGTGGTTCGCACAGGCGGAAGCGCAGTTTGTCTTAGGCAACGTCACGAAGGATGAAACTAAATTTTACCACATCATCGCAAAAGTGGACCATTCGGTAATCTGTCACATAGCCGAGTTGGTTGCAAATCCACCACTACAGGAGAAATACAAAGCCATCAAAGATAGGCTTATCGCACGGTTTGCTCTCTCTCCACAAGCCCGGTTTGAACGGTTACTGGGATCGTCCGATCTCGGTGACATGCGCCCTACACATCTTTTGTCTAAGATGCAGGAACTCGCAAACGGACTAAATGTCAGCGACGATCTCCTCAAAATGCTGTTTCTGCAACGGATGCCAGCCCACATTCGACCCGTATTGACCATCAACGATGGAACGTTAGCCAAGCTAGCGGAAATGGCCGATAAAATGGCCGAAGCCCCGCAAACAGCTGCCGTATCTATTAAATCCGAGGCAAATGAAGAGATGCAAAAAATTAAGGAACAACTGGAGGTGCTCAGCACAGAACTTCGTCGATTCAAGCCTGGCCTGACTCAGGATATCGATCGTCGTCGTGGTCGATCGTCGTCACGCTCCAGAAGCGAATCAGAGGTATGCTGGTACCATCGGAAGTACGGAAAACATGCAGAACGATGCAAGCAGCCGTGCAATTATAACCAACCAAAAAACTAA
- the LOC131432963 gene encoding uncharacterized protein LOC131432963, protein MDFAIDLLLDAAQHLEEREEIVSECGSKSASDNTVFHSLIPTPTVIRYEEVPWIEHENVNCSNLTSTFNFSFNNIRASTPKVFDNPSTVPLNLSNSMVVNEPLDLSFNHGDSNLESCAVLDLVIHDSAKFNTDTTISINNGPINLVLKEKLINSKELQQKLTQDNQGKIVLHRGNMMNEYSIKMQVT, encoded by the exons ATGGATTTCGCCATTGATCTGTTATTAG ATGCAGCTCAGCACCTCGAAGAACGAGAAGAAATTGTTAGTGAGTGCGGTTCAAAAAGTGCAAGTGATAACACAGTGTTTCACAGTTTAATACCGACGCCAACAGTAATTCGTTACGAAGAAGTTCCGTGGATTGAACACGAAAACGTAAACTGTTCAAATTTAACGAGTACcttcaatttttctttcaacAACATACGTGCTTCTACTCCAAAAGTATTTGACAATCCGTCCACTGTTCCATTAAATCTATCGAATTCAATGGTTGTAAATGAACCGTTGGATTTATCATTCAATCACGGTGATTCAAACTTGGAATCATGCGCTGTTCTTGATTTGGTAATACACGATTCTGCCAAATTCAACACAGATAcaactatttcaataaataacggGCCTATAAACCTTGTACTCAAAGAAAAGCTTATCAACTCCAAAGAACTACAGCAGAAATTAACGCAGGACAACCAAGGCAAAATAGTGCTGCACAGAGGTAATATGATGAATGAGTATTCAATAAAAATGCAAGTAACATAA